One window from the genome of Leuconostoc suionicum encodes:
- the rplB gene encoding 50S ribosomal protein L2 → MAIKSYKPTSAGRRNMTTSDFAEITKTTPEKSLLAKKSKTGARNASGRMTVRHHAGGHKQAYRIVDFKRTKDDKTATVKAIEYDPNRTANIALLVYEDGIKSYILAPKGLKVGDKVQSGPDADIKPGNALPLTAIPEGTLIHNIELKPGKGGQLARSAGASAQILGRDGKYIIVRLTSGEVRLVLATNRATIGEVGNAEHSLINWGKAGRNRWRGKRPHVRGSVMNPNDHPHGGGEGKAPVGRPSPMSPWGKKTAGKKTRDKKKASTKFIVRGRKSK, encoded by the coding sequence TTGGCTATCAAGAGTTATAAGCCAACTTCTGCCGGACGTCGTAACATGACGACTTCAGATTTCGCTGAAATCACGAAGACGACGCCTGAAAAGAGTTTGTTGGCCAAAAAGTCAAAGACTGGTGCACGTAATGCATCTGGTCGTATGACAGTTCGCCACCATGCTGGTGGACATAAGCAAGCCTACCGTATCGTAGACTTCAAGCGTACTAAAGATGACAAGACAGCTACTGTAAAAGCTATCGAATATGATCCAAATCGTACTGCTAACATTGCTTTGTTAGTATACGAAGATGGTATCAAGTCATATATCTTGGCGCCAAAAGGATTGAAGGTTGGCGACAAAGTTCAATCTGGTCCTGATGCCGACATTAAGCCCGGCAATGCCTTGCCATTGACTGCTATTCCTGAAGGTACTTTGATTCACAATATCGAATTGAAGCCTGGTAAGGGTGGACAATTGGCTCGTTCAGCTGGTGCATCAGCACAAATTTTGGGACGTGATGGTAAATATATCATCGTTCGTTTGACTTCAGGTGAAGTTCGCTTGGTATTAGCTACAAACCGTGCAACAATCGGTGAAGTTGGTAATGCTGAACATTCATTGATTAACTGGGGTAAAGCTGGTCGTAATCGTTGGCGTGGAAAGCGTCCACATGTTCGTGGATCAGTTATGAACCCTAACGACCATCCACATGGTGGTGGTGAAGGTAAAGCACCAGTTGGTCGTCCAAGTCCTATGTCACCATGGGGTAAGAAGACTGCCGGTAAGAAGACTCGCGATAAGAAGAAGGCTTCAACAAAGTTTATCGTTCGCGGTCGTAAGAGTAAGTAA
- the rpsS gene encoding 30S ribosomal protein S19, with protein MARSLKKGPFADPHLLKKIEAQVDSEKKSVIKTWSRRSTIFPSFIGFTIAVYDGRKHVPVYVQEDMVGHKLGEFVPTRTFKGHKNDDKKTGK; from the coding sequence ATGGCTCGTAGTTTAAAAAAGGGACCATTTGCGGACCCACACTTGCTTAAGAAGATTGAAGCGCAAGTTGATTCTGAAAAGAAATCAGTGATCAAGACTTGGTCACGTCGTTCAACAATCTTCCCAAGCTTCATCGGCTTTACAATTGCCGTTTATGATGGTCGCAAGCACGTTCCAGTTTATGTGCAAGAAGATATGGTCGGACACAAGTTAGGTGAATTCGTACCAACTCGTACGTTCAAGGGACACAAGAACGACGATAAAAAGACTGGTAAATAA
- the rplV gene encoding 50S ribosomal protein L22, which translates to MAEQVTSARATAKIVRVAPRKARLVLDTIRRKSVNEAYAILKFLPNTSTEDIYKVLNSAVANAENNFSLDREDLIVKEAFANEGPTLKRFRPRAKGSASPINKRTSHLTIVVAEKEAK; encoded by the coding sequence ATGGCTGAACAAGTTACATCAGCTCGTGCGACTGCTAAGATCGTTCGCGTTGCCCCACGTAAGGCACGCTTAGTTCTTGACACTATTCGCCGTAAGAGCGTTAACGAAGCATACGCAATTTTGAAGTTCCTACCTAATACTTCTACCGAAGATATTTACAAGGTTTTGAACTCAGCAGTTGCTAATGCTGAAAATAACTTCTCATTAGACCGAGAAGATCTTATTGTGAAGGAAGCCTTTGCTAACGAAGGACCAACGCTTAAGCGTTTCCGCCCTCGTGCTAAAGGTTCTGCTTCACCTATTAACAAGCGTACAAGCCACCTAACAATTGTGGTTGCTGAGAAGGAGGCAAAGTAA
- the rpsC gene encoding 30S ribosomal protein S3 gives MGQKINPTGFRVGVIRDWDAKWFADKADYANQLHEDLRIRKYIEKNLADASVDRIEIERTTKSRVDVSIQTAKPGMVIGKGGSEVEKLRTQLAKLTDTDEKGRSKRVFINIVEIKKPDLSAHLVGQQIAGDLERRVAFRRAMRGAIQRATRSGAKGIKVMVSGRLNGADIARIEQYTEGTVPLHTLRADIDYSWDEAMTAYGNLGIKTWIYRGDVLPQKKNSK, from the coding sequence ATGGGTCAAAAGATTAACCCTACTGGATTCCGTGTCGGCGTTATTCGCGACTGGGATGCAAAGTGGTTTGCTGACAAGGCTGACTATGCTAACCAACTTCACGAAGACTTACGTATTCGTAAGTATATCGAGAAAAACTTAGCAGATGCCTCAGTTGATCGCATTGAAATTGAACGTACAACCAAGTCACGTGTTGACGTTTCTATCCAAACTGCCAAGCCAGGAATGGTTATTGGTAAGGGTGGTTCAGAAGTTGAAAAGCTTCGTACACAATTGGCAAAATTGACAGATACAGATGAAAAAGGTCGTTCAAAGCGTGTCTTTATTAACATCGTAGAAATCAAAAAGCCAGATTTGAGTGCACATTTGGTTGGACAACAGATCGCTGGTGATTTGGAACGCCGTGTGGCTTTCCGTCGCGCTATGCGTGGTGCTATCCAACGTGCCACTCGTTCAGGTGCTAAGGGTATCAAGGTTATGGTTTCAGGTCGTTTGAATGGTGCTGATATTGCACGTATTGAACAATACACTGAAGGTACAGTGCCTTTGCATACTTTACGTGCCGATATCGATTACTCATGGGATGAAGCAATGACTGCTTATGGAAACTTGGGTATCAAGACTTGGATTTATCGTGGTGATGTATTGCCACAAAAAAAGAACAGTAAGTAA
- the rplP gene encoding 50S ribosomal protein L16 — translation MLVPKRVKFRRVHRGHMRGEAKGGKTVTFGDFGLQATTSSWITNRQIEAARIAMTRYMKRGGKVWIKIFPHKSYTSKGVGVRMGNGKGAPEGWVEPVKRGKVMFEVAGVPEATAREALRLAQHKLPVRTKIIAREAE, via the coding sequence ATGTTAGTACCAAAGCGTGTTAAGTTCCGTCGTGTACACCGTGGTCACATGCGTGGCGAAGCAAAAGGTGGCAAGACGGTAACATTCGGTGATTTTGGCTTGCAAGCAACAACTTCAAGTTGGATTACTAACCGTCAAATTGAAGCTGCTCGTATTGCAATGACACGTTATATGAAGCGTGGTGGTAAGGTTTGGATTAAAATCTTCCCTCACAAGTCATATACATCTAAAGGTGTCGGTGTTCGAATGGGTAACGGTAAAGGTGCACCCGAAGGTTGGGTTGAACCAGTTAAGCGTGGCAAGGTAATGTTTGAAGTTGCAGGTGTTCCTGAAGCAACTGCTCGTGAAGCATTACGTTTGGCACAACACAAGTTGCCTGTACGTACAAAGATTATTGCTCGGGAGGCTGAATAA
- the rpmC gene encoding 50S ribosomal protein L29, translated as MAKASELKELSLADLQKREAEFKEELFNLRFQLATGQLENTARIAQVRKDIARVKTVIRAQELANANK; from the coding sequence ATGGCTAAAGCAAGTGAATTGAAAGAATTGTCACTTGCGGATTTGCAAAAGCGCGAAGCCGAATTCAAGGAAGAATTATTCAACCTACGTTTTCAATTGGCTACTGGTCAACTAGAAAACACGGCGCGTATCGCACAAGTTCGTAAGGACATTGCACGAGTTAAGACAGTTATTCGTGCACAAGAATTGGCAAACGCCAACAAATAA
- the rpsQ gene encoding 30S ribosomal protein S17, which translates to MSEERNTRKVYQGRVVSDKMNKTITVAVDTYLTHDVYGKRVKYTKKFKAHDENNAAKQGDIVQIMETRPLSATKHFRLVKIVEEAVIL; encoded by the coding sequence ATGAGTGAAGAACGTAATACTCGTAAGGTTTACCAAGGACGAGTTGTTTCAGATAAGATGAACAAGACAATTACTGTTGCTGTTGATACTTATTTGACACATGATGTTTACGGTAAGCGTGTCAAGTACACAAAGAAGTTCAAGGCCCACGATGAAAACAATGCTGCCAAACAAGGCGATATTGTTCAAATCATGGAAACACGTCCTTTGTCTGCAACTAAGCACTTCCGTTTGGTTAAGATCGTTGAAGAGGCTGTTATTCTTTAA
- the rplN gene encoding 50S ribosomal protein L14 has translation MIQQESRLKVADNSGAREILTIKVLGGSGRKFAGVGDMIVATVKQAIPGGNVKKGDVIKAVIVRTVSDVRRADGSYINFDENAAVIVKDDKSPVGTRIFGPVARELRDNDYMRIVSLAPEVL, from the coding sequence ATGATTCAACAAGAGAGTCGTTTAAAAGTGGCTGACAACTCTGGCGCACGTGAAATCTTGACGATTAAAGTGCTCGGTGGTTCAGGCCGTAAGTTTGCTGGTGTAGGTGACATGATTGTTGCTACAGTCAAGCAAGCTATCCCTGGTGGTAACGTAAAGAAGGGTGACGTCATTAAGGCTGTTATCGTTCGTACTGTTTCTGACGTTCGTCGTGCAGATGGCTCATACATCAATTTTGATGAAAACGCCGCTGTTATCGTGAAGGACGACAAGTCACCAGTAGGTACACGTATTTTTGGTCCTGTTGCACGTGAATTGCGTGACAACGACTATATGCGTATCGTTTCATTGGCACCAGAAGTGCTCTAA
- the rplX gene encoding 50S ribosomal protein L24: MFVKTGDKVRVIAGKDKGKEGTITKTVAGKDRVVVEGVNIVKKHQKPSNEYPQGGVIDIEAPIHVSNVQLLDPSTNEPTRVGFKVEDGKKVRVSKKSGNVLG, from the coding sequence ATGTTTGTAAAAACAGGTGATAAGGTTCGCGTCATTGCCGGCAAAGATAAGGGAAAAGAAGGCACAATCACTAAGACTGTTGCTGGAAAAGATCGCGTCGTTGTCGAAGGCGTGAACATCGTTAAGAAGCATCAAAAGCCTTCTAACGAATATCCACAAGGTGGTGTTATCGATATCGAAGCACCAATCCATGTTTCTAACGTGCAATTGCTTGACCCTTCAACTAACGAACCAACACGTGTTGGGTTCAAGGTGGAAGACGGCAAGAAAGTTCGCGTATCTAAAAAGTCTGGTAATGTACTAGGCTAA
- the rplE gene encoding 50S ribosomal protein L5, whose product MANALKEKYVNEVQPALIEKFNFKSSMQAPKIDKIVLNMGVGDAVSNSKNLDEAVEELKLIAGQQPVITKAKKSIAGFRLREGMSIGTKVTLRGERMYDFLDKLINISLPRVRDFRGVSSKAFDGRGNYTLGIREQLIFPEIDFDKVNRVRGLDIVIVTTAQNDEEGRELLTQMGMPFAK is encoded by the coding sequence ATGGCTAATGCTTTAAAAGAAAAATATGTTAATGAAGTTCAACCTGCTTTGATCGAAAAGTTTAACTTTAAGTCATCAATGCAAGCCCCAAAGATTGATAAGATCGTCTTGAATATGGGTGTTGGTGATGCAGTTTCAAACTCAAAGAACTTGGATGAAGCGGTTGAAGAATTGAAGTTGATTGCTGGTCAACAACCAGTTATCACAAAGGCAAAGAAGTCAATCGCTGGGTTCCGTTTGCGTGAAGGTATGTCAATCGGAACAAAGGTTACACTACGTGGAGAACGTATGTATGACTTTTTAGACAAGTTGATCAACATTTCATTACCTCGTGTTCGTGATTTCCGTGGTGTATCATCAAAGGCCTTTGATGGTCGTGGTAACTACACACTGGGCATTCGTGAACAATTAATTTTCCCTGAAATCGACTTTGACAAAGTTAACCGCGTACGTGGTTTGGACATTGTTATTGTTACAACAGCGCAAAACGACGAAGAAGGTCGTGAGTTGTTAACACAAATGGGAATGCCATTTGCTAAGTAA
- the rpsH gene encoding 30S ribosomal protein S8, translating to MSMTDPIADFLTRVRNANLARHEVVEAPASKIKKSIAEILKAEGFIRDFEYIDDNKQGVIRVFLKYGEDRNRVITGIQRISKPGLRKYAKAEELPKVLNGLGIAIISTSAGVITDKEARSKQVGGEVIAYVW from the coding sequence ATGTCTATGACTGATCCAATTGCTGATTTTTTGACTCGCGTTCGTAATGCCAATTTGGCACGTCACGAAGTAGTTGAAGCTCCAGCATCAAAAATTAAGAAGAGCATCGCTGAAATCTTGAAAGCAGAAGGTTTTATCCGTGACTTTGAATACATCGATGACAACAAGCAAGGTGTCATCCGTGTATTTCTCAAGTATGGAGAAGACCGTAATCGTGTGATCACAGGAATTCAACGTATCTCTAAGCCTGGTTTGCGTAAGTATGCTAAGGCTGAGGAGTTACCAAAAGTTTTGAACGGTTTGGGAATTGCTATTATCTCAACTTCTGCAGGTGTTATTACTGACAAAGAAGCACGTTCTAAGCAAGTCGGTGGCGAAGTTATCGCTTACGTTTGGTAA
- the rplF gene encoding 50S ribosomal protein L6 — protein MSRIGNKAITLPADVTVSQEGAVVTVKGPKGELSREIVSAITMTVEGNEVSFSRDSDDSKTRALHGTTRANVANMVEGVSEGFTKTLKLVGVGYRAAKSGSKLTLNVGYSHPVNFEDREELSVEVPDALTIKVSGISKQKVGDLAAEIRAVRSPEPYKGKGIRYEGEVVRRKEGKTGK, from the coding sequence ATGAGCCGTATTGGAAACAAAGCAATCACTTTACCAGCTGATGTAACTGTATCTCAAGAAGGTGCAGTTGTGACAGTTAAAGGACCAAAAGGTGAATTGTCACGTGAAATTGTTTCAGCTATCACAATGACTGTCGAAGGAAACGAAGTTTCTTTCAGTCGTGATAGCGATGACAGCAAGACTCGAGCATTGCATGGCACAACTCGTGCTAACGTTGCAAATATGGTCGAGGGTGTATCTGAAGGTTTCACTAAGACATTGAAACTTGTTGGTGTTGGATATCGTGCAGCAAAGTCAGGATCAAAATTGACTTTGAATGTTGGATATTCTCATCCTGTTAACTTTGAAGATCGTGAAGAATTGAGTGTTGAAGTACCAGATGCTTTAACAATCAAAGTTTCAGGAATTTCAAAGCAAAAGGTTGGCGATTTAGCAGCTGAAATTCGTGCCGTACGTTCACCAGAACCTTATAAAGGTAAAGGTATTCGTTACGAGGGCGAAGTTGTACGTCGCAAGGAAGGTAAGACAGGAAAGTAA
- the rplR gene encoding 50S ribosomal protein L18 — MISKPDKNKLRVKRHKRVRGKISGTAARPRLNVFRSNANIYAQLIDDVAGVTLASASSHDAEVTGSKTEQAVKVGALIASRGKAANIEEVIFDRGGYVYHGRVQALAESARENGLKF; from the coding sequence ATGATTTCAAAACCAGATAAGAATAAGCTCCGCGTAAAGCGCCACAAGCGTGTTCGTGGGAAAATCTCTGGTACTGCTGCTCGCCCACGTTTGAACGTTTTCCGTTCTAATGCAAACATCTACGCTCAATTAATTGATGACGTAGCGGGTGTAACGCTAGCAAGTGCCTCAAGTCATGATGCCGAAGTAACGGGATCAAAGACAGAACAAGCAGTTAAGGTTGGTGCGTTGATCGCTTCACGTGGTAAGGCCGCAAATATCGAAGAAGTTATTTTCGATCGTGGTGGTTACGTTTATCATGGACGTGTTCAAGCACTAGCAGAATCAGCCCGT